In Salmonella enterica subsp. enterica serovar Typhimurium str. LT2, a single window of DNA contains:
- the ycgR gene encoding putative inner membrane protein (similar to E. coli orf, hypothetical protein (AAC74278.1); Blastp hit to AAC74278.1 (244 aa), 72% identity in aa 1 - 244), with translation MSGYNEQFLKKNPLAILGVLRDLNKNQVPLRISWAHGQFISKILAVDPEKLIVDYGSQEYENSAVLRAGQVAIIAETQGAKVEFTLPQLVTGEYQRLPAFITPLPSSLWFVQRREYFRIGAPLYPPYYGVTTLPDTRTLRFRLFDLSLGGMGALLESAIPDGLIEGARFSQVELNMGQWGIFHVDAQLISISERKVIDGKNETITTPRLSFRFLNVSPAVERELQRIIFSLEREARERANKVRE, from the coding sequence GTGAGTGGTTACAATGAGCAGTTCCTGAAAAAAAATCCATTAGCGATATTAGGCGTGCTACGGGATTTAAATAAAAATCAGGTTCCACTGCGTATTTCATGGGCGCATGGTCAATTCATCAGTAAAATTTTGGCGGTAGACCCGGAAAAACTCATCGTGGATTACGGCAGCCAGGAATACGAAAATAGCGCCGTATTACGTGCCGGGCAGGTAGCCATTATCGCAGAAACGCAGGGCGCAAAAGTCGAGTTCACGTTGCCGCAACTCGTTACAGGCGAATATCAGCGGCTGCCGGCCTTTATCACGCCCCTGCCGTCGTCACTGTGGTTTGTCCAGCGCCGGGAGTATTTTCGCATTGGCGCGCCGCTGTATCCGCCTTATTACGGCGTCACCACGCTACCGGACACCCGTACGTTACGTTTTCGCCTGTTTGATCTTTCCCTGGGCGGCATGGGCGCGCTACTGGAATCCGCCATCCCCGACGGACTAATCGAAGGCGCACGCTTTTCGCAGGTTGAACTGAACATGGGGCAATGGGGGATTTTTCACGTTGACGCCCAGCTTATCTCCATCAGCGAGCGTAAGGTGATTGATGGGAAAAATGAAACGATCACCACTCCCCGCCTGAGCTTTCGTTTCCTTAACGTTAGCCCGGCGGTGGAGCGGGAGTTGCAGCGGATTATTTTTTCGCTTGAGCGCGAGGCCCGAGAAAGAGCGAATAAAGTGCGAGAATAA
- a CDS encoding putative cytochrome oxidase, subunit II (similar to E. coli probable third cytochrome oxidase, subunit II (AAC74064.1); Blastp hit to AAC74064.1 (378 aa), 80% identity in aa 1 - 378) gives MLDYETLRFIWWLLIGVILVAFMVTDGFDMGVGCLLPLIARNDDERRVLINSVGAHWEGNQVWLILAGGALFAAWPRVYAAAFSGFYVAMILVLCALFFRPLAFDYRGKIANARWRALWDTGLVIGSLVPPVVFGIAFGNLFLGVPFAFTPQLHVDYFGTFWQLLSPFALLCGLLSLSLVIMQGGVWLQLKTEGVIRQRALSATRYSALLIVICFLLAGYWLWAGVDGFVLLTQDANGPSNPLLKGVAILPGAWMNHFIRSPLLLIIPLLGMILPILAFYACLRGQTIRGFLFASLTQACVIFTAGITLFPFVMPSSVSPLSSLTVWDSTSSQMTLEIMLVIVLIFLPIVLLYTLWSYYKMLGRINLGTLRRNDHELY, from the coding sequence ATGTTGGATTATGAAACGTTGCGGTTCATTTGGTGGCTGCTGATCGGCGTCATCCTGGTGGCATTTATGGTAACTGACGGGTTTGATATGGGTGTCGGTTGCCTGCTCCCGCTGATAGCGCGCAACGATGACGAACGCCGGGTATTGATCAATAGCGTGGGCGCCCACTGGGAAGGAAACCAGGTATGGTTGATTCTCGCGGGCGGGGCATTATTCGCCGCCTGGCCACGGGTCTATGCCGCCGCGTTTTCCGGTTTTTATGTGGCGATGATCCTGGTGCTGTGTGCCCTCTTCTTTCGCCCGCTGGCCTTTGATTATCGGGGAAAAATCGCCAATGCCCGCTGGCGCGCGCTGTGGGATACCGGTCTGGTTATCGGCAGCCTGGTTCCCCCAGTCGTATTCGGCATCGCGTTCGGCAACCTGTTTTTAGGCGTGCCGTTTGCCTTCACGCCGCAGCTTCATGTTGACTATTTTGGCACCTTCTGGCAGTTACTCTCGCCCTTTGCCCTACTGTGTGGATTATTGAGTCTGTCGTTGGTGATTATGCAAGGAGGCGTCTGGTTACAGTTGAAAACGGAGGGCGTTATTCGTCAACGGGCTCTGTCGGCCACCCGCTACAGCGCGCTGCTGATCGTGATCTGCTTCCTGCTGGCCGGTTACTGGCTGTGGGCCGGCGTTGATGGCTTTGTCTTGCTCACGCAGGATGCCAACGGCCCTTCCAATCCGCTCTTAAAAGGCGTGGCGATACTCCCTGGCGCATGGATGAACCACTTTATACGCTCGCCGCTACTGCTCATCATCCCGTTGCTCGGTATGATCCTGCCGATTCTGGCTTTCTATGCCTGCCTTCGCGGTCAGACTATTCGTGGATTTCTGTTCGCTTCCCTGACCCAGGCCTGCGTCATCTTTACCGCCGGCATAACGCTATTTCCTTTTGTGATGCCGTCGAGTGTTAGTCCTCTCTCCAGCCTGACGGTGTGGGACAGCACCTCCAGCCAGATGACGCTCGAAATCATGCTGGTGATTGTGCTGATTTTTCTGCCGATCGTACTGCTCTATACGCTATGGAGCTATTACAAAATGTTGGGGCGTATCAACCTGGGGACCCTCCGCCGCAACGATCATGAACTTTATTAG
- a CDS encoding putative cytochrome oxidase, subunit I (similar to E. coli probable third cytochrome oxidase, subunit I (AAC74063.1); Blastp hit to AAC74063.1 (514 aa), 88% identity in aa 1 - 514), translating into MWDVIDLSRWQFALTALYHFLFVPLTLGLIFLLAVMETIYVVTGKTVYRDMTRFWGKLFGINFALGVATGLTMEFQFGTNWSLYSNYVGDIFGAPLAMEALLAFFLESTFVGLFFFGWQRLNKYQHLLVTWLVAFGSNISALWILNANGWMQYPTGAHFNIDTLRMEMSSFSDLVFNPVSQVKFVHTVMSGYVTGAMFIMSISAWYLLRGREREVALRSFAIGSVFGTLAILGTLQLGDSSAYEVAQIQPVKLAAMEGEWQTEPAPAPFHLIAWPQQEQERNAFAVKIPALLGILATHSLDTPVPGLKNLMDDALPRLKRGREAWLLMKEIAQGNRSPQVLNAFHAVEGDLGYGILLAKYAPDMNHVTPEQYRAAQRGAIPQVAPVFWSFRIMVGCGSLLLVVMLIALIQTLRMRIDQHRWVLRMTLWSLPLPWIAIEAGWFMTEFGRQPWAIQDILPTWYAHSALTPGQLAFSMGLILGLYTLFLIAEVYLMQKYARLGPSAMQHQQQAQQQG; encoded by the coding sequence ATGTGGGATGTCATTGACTTATCGCGCTGGCAGTTTGCGCTGACCGCGCTGTATCACTTTTTATTTGTTCCTCTTACGCTTGGGCTGATTTTTTTGCTGGCCGTCATGGAGACGATCTATGTGGTGACGGGGAAAACCGTCTACCGCGATATGACGCGTTTCTGGGGCAAGCTCTTCGGGATCAATTTTGCTCTCGGTGTGGCTACCGGCCTGACCATGGAGTTTCAGTTCGGGACTAACTGGTCGCTCTATTCCAACTATGTGGGCGATATCTTCGGCGCGCCGCTGGCGATGGAAGCGTTACTGGCCTTTTTTCTCGAATCCACTTTTGTCGGTCTGTTCTTTTTCGGCTGGCAGCGGCTGAATAAATACCAACACCTGCTGGTCACCTGGCTGGTGGCCTTCGGCTCCAATATTTCAGCATTATGGATTCTGAATGCCAATGGCTGGATGCAGTATCCTACCGGCGCTCATTTCAACATCGATACGTTACGGATGGAAATGAGCAGCTTCAGCGATCTGGTCTTTAACCCGGTGAGCCAGGTGAAATTCGTCCATACCGTCATGTCCGGTTATGTCACCGGCGCCATGTTTATTATGTCCATCAGCGCCTGGTATCTGCTACGTGGCCGCGAGCGTGAGGTGGCCTTGCGCTCGTTTGCTATCGGCTCAGTATTCGGCACCCTGGCCATTCTGGGAACCCTGCAACTGGGGGACAGTTCGGCCTACGAAGTCGCCCAAATTCAGCCGGTGAAACTGGCGGCGATGGAAGGCGAATGGCAAACCGAACCCGCGCCCGCGCCGTTTCATCTGATTGCCTGGCCGCAGCAGGAACAGGAGCGTAATGCATTTGCCGTGAAGATCCCTGCTCTGCTGGGTATTCTGGCCACCCATTCGCTGGATACACCGGTTCCGGGGTTAAAAAACCTGATGGACGACGCTCTGCCGCGCCTGAAGCGTGGCCGGGAGGCCTGGTTACTCATGAAGGAGATAGCGCAAGGCAATCGCTCGCCGCAGGTACTGAATGCGTTTCACGCCGTTGAGGGCGATCTGGGGTACGGCATTCTGCTGGCGAAATATGCCCCGGATATGAACCATGTGACGCCGGAGCAGTATCGTGCGGCCCAGCGTGGCGCTATTCCTCAGGTGGCGCCGGTGTTCTGGAGTTTCCGTATTATGGTCGGCTGCGGTTCGCTGCTGTTAGTGGTGATGTTGATTGCGTTGATACAGACGCTGCGAATGCGTATCGACCAGCATCGCTGGGTATTGCGTATGACGCTGTGGAGCCTGCCGTTACCGTGGATTGCCATTGAAGCCGGTTGGTTTATGACGGAGTTTGGCCGTCAGCCCTGGGCGATTCAGGACATTCTGCCGACCTGGTACGCTCACTCCGCGCTGACGCCGGGCCAGCTGGCCTTCTCAATGGGACTTATCCTCGGACTTTACACCCTGTTTTTAATCGCGGAAGTCTATCTGATGCAGAAGTACGCGCGTCTTGGGCCGAGCGCCATGCAACATCAACAACAAGCGCAACAACAGGGATAA
- a CDS encoding putative periplasmic protein has product MWYLLWFVGILLMCSLSTLALVWLESRQQ; this is encoded by the coding sequence ATGTGGTATTTACTGTGGTTTGTCGGCATTCTGCTGATGTGCTCACTGTCGACACTGGCGCTGGTATGGCTTGAGTCGCGTCAACAATAA
- the emtA gene encoding membrane-bound lytic murein transglycosylase E (similar to E. coli murein transglycosylase E (AAC74277.1); Blastp hit to AAC74277.1 (241 aa), 90% identity in aa 39 - 241), with product MKLRWFAFLVVILAGCSSKQDYRNPPWNAEVPVKRAMQWMPISEKAGAAWGVDPHLITAIIAIESGGNPNAVSKSNAIGLMQLKASTSGRDVYRRMGWRGEPTTSELKNPERNISMGAAYLSILENGPLAGIKDPQVMQYALVVSYANGAGALLRTFSSDRKKAIEKINDLDADEFFEHVVDNHPAPQAPRYIWKLQQALDAM from the coding sequence GTGAAATTAAGATGGTTTGCTTTTTTGGTAGTAATACTGGCTGGCTGTAGCTCAAAACAGGATTACAGGAATCCGCCGTGGAATGCCGAAGTGCCTGTAAAGCGTGCGATGCAGTGGATGCCCATCAGTGAAAAAGCCGGGGCGGCATGGGGGGTTGATCCGCATTTAATCACCGCGATTATCGCCATTGAATCCGGCGGCAACCCTAACGCGGTCAGTAAATCTAATGCGATTGGCCTGATGCAGTTAAAGGCGTCGACCTCCGGGCGCGACGTTTACCGTCGTATGGGCTGGCGTGGCGAACCGACCACCAGCGAGCTGAAAAACCCTGAGCGTAACATCTCAATGGGCGCGGCGTATCTGAGCATTCTGGAAAATGGGCCGCTGGCCGGCATCAAAGATCCGCAGGTGATGCAATATGCGCTGGTCGTCTCTTATGCTAACGGCGCAGGCGCGTTATTGCGTACTTTTTCATCCGACAGGAAGAAGGCGATAGAAAAAATTAACGATCTGGATGCGGACGAGTTTTTTGAACATGTTGTTGATAATCATCCCGCGCCGCAGGCGCCGCGCTATATCTGGAAGCTTCAGCAGGCGCTGGACGCCATGTAG
- a CDS encoding putative homolog of glutamic dehydrogenase (similar to E. coli NADP-specific glutamate dehydrogenase (AAC74831.1); Blastp hit to AAC74831.1 (447 aa), 32% identity in aa 33 - 408) — protein MYHGQLKNILLLSLRFIMDKLSYASDSSTSAWNTYLQQIERVAPYLGELSPWVDTLRHPKRALIVDIPVQMDDGTIRHFEGYRVQHNLSRGPGKGGVRYHPDVDLNEVMALSAWMTIKCAALNLPYGGAKGGIRVDPFSLSEGELERLTRRYTSEIGIIIGPQKDIPAPDVGTNGKVMAWMMDTYSMNHGTTVTGVVTGKPIHLGGSLGREKATGRGVFVSGLEAARRANIAVEGARVAVQGFGNVGSEAARLFAGAGARVVAIQDHTATLFNATGIDMKALTAWQTEHKQIAGFPGAETIASDAFWRLEMDILIPAALEGQITRQRAEALTCKLVLEGANGPTYPDADDVLASRGILVVPDVVCNAGGVTVSYFEWVQDMASFFWSEEEINARMDKIMTDAIVHVWEKAAEKSCSLRTAAYIVACERILLARKDRGIYPG, from the coding sequence ATGTACCACGGTCAATTAAAGAACATATTACTTTTATCACTAAGGTTTATCATGGATAAGTTATCTTACGCTTCAGATAGCAGCACATCTGCCTGGAATACCTACCTGCAACAAATCGAGCGTGTGGCCCCTTATCTGGGCGAGTTATCCCCCTGGGTGGATACTCTGCGCCACCCAAAACGCGCTCTGATCGTCGATATTCCGGTACAAATGGATGATGGCACTATTCGTCATTTCGAAGGATATCGCGTGCAGCACAACCTCTCCCGAGGTCCGGGTAAAGGCGGTGTTCGCTACCATCCTGACGTTGATCTCAATGAAGTGATGGCCCTGTCAGCATGGATGACCATCAAATGTGCCGCGCTGAACCTGCCATACGGCGGCGCTAAAGGCGGTATCCGCGTCGATCCGTTCTCGCTGTCGGAAGGTGAACTGGAGCGTTTGACCCGCCGCTATACCAGCGAGATCGGCATTATCATCGGGCCGCAGAAAGATATTCCTGCGCCGGATGTCGGCACCAACGGTAAAGTGATGGCCTGGATGATGGATACGTATTCCATGAATCATGGCACGACGGTCACTGGCGTCGTCACCGGTAAGCCTATCCATCTTGGCGGTTCGCTGGGCCGTGAAAAAGCGACGGGGCGCGGCGTTTTCGTCAGCGGGCTGGAAGCCGCACGTCGGGCGAATATTGCTGTTGAAGGCGCTCGCGTTGCGGTTCAGGGTTTTGGTAACGTCGGCAGCGAAGCCGCGCGTCTGTTTGCAGGCGCTGGCGCCCGTGTCGTGGCGATTCAGGATCATACCGCGACCCTGTTTAACGCCACCGGTATTGACATGAAGGCGCTCACGGCATGGCAGACAGAACACAAACAGATAGCCGGTTTCCCGGGCGCGGAAACTATCGCCAGCGATGCGTTCTGGCGTCTGGAGATGGATATTCTGATCCCGGCGGCGCTTGAAGGTCAGATAACTCGTCAGCGCGCGGAAGCCCTGACGTGTAAGCTGGTGCTGGAAGGGGCTAACGGCCCAACCTATCCGGATGCTGATGATGTTCTGGCCAGCCGTGGTATCCTTGTGGTGCCTGACGTGGTCTGTAACGCAGGCGGCGTAACCGTCAGCTACTTCGAATGGGTACAAGATATGGCCAGCTTCTTCTGGAGCGAAGAAGAGATCAATGCGCGCATGGACAAAATCATGACCGACGCGATTGTCCATGTCTGGGAGAAAGCGGCTGAGAAATCCTGCTCTCTGCGCACCGCAGCCTATATTGTCGCCTGTGAGCGCATTCTGCTGGCCCGTAAAGATCGCGGTATCTATCCAGGTTAA
- the ymgE gene encoding putative transglycosylase-associated protein (similar to E. coli orf, hypothetical protein (AAC74279.1); Blastp hit to AAC74279.1 (84 aa), 91% identity in aa 1 - 83), whose amino-acid sequence MGIIAWIVFGLIAGVIAKLLMPGRDGGGFILTCILGIVGAVVGGWLATMFGIGGSISGFNLHSFLVAVVGAIVVLVIFRLLRRG is encoded by the coding sequence ATGGGAATTATCGCCTGGATTGTTTTTGGTTTGATTGCCGGCGTTATCGCCAAATTGCTTATGCCGGGGCGCGATGGCGGGGGATTTATCCTGACCTGTATTCTCGGTATCGTCGGGGCGGTCGTTGGCGGATGGCTGGCGACGATGTTTGGTATTGGCGGCAGTATCAGCGGCTTTAATCTGCACAGTTTCCTGGTCGCCGTGGTGGGCGCGATCGTGGTGCTGGTGATTTTCCGCCTTCTGCGACGCGGCTAA
- a CDS encoding putative hydrogenase-1 protein (similar to E. coli nickel incorporation into hydrogenase-1 proteins (AAC74062.1); Blastp hit to AAC74062.1 (285 aa), 75% identity in aa 1 - 279), with translation MSNAFFHLLGPGTQPDDASFSMNPLPLTCQVNGDPSMAALERCAHSPAVMALLTDLRGQLARRIPEVGDVLGWELSPLNADDLSFLNTLLGEGEVSVRIQHPDGSESEIQETIFCGLWRVRHLHNRRLLTDRLEAGSAPLTLWQAATADTLPDDSLLPPPVAGLMNGLPLAHELLAHVRDPALQPHSINLTQLPLSEADRLFLARLCGHGNIQIRISGYGESQINATALRHLWHVRCLDALKGPLLDSYEICPLPELVLAAPEDLADSRQRLDEVCRWLETR, from the coding sequence ATGAGCAACGCCTTTTTTCATCTGCTGGGGCCAGGTACGCAGCCTGATGACGCCAGTTTCTCGATGAATCCCTTACCGCTCACCTGTCAGGTCAATGGCGACCCAAGTATGGCGGCGCTGGAGCGCTGCGCTCACAGCCCGGCGGTGATGGCATTGTTGACCGATCTGCGAGGTCAGCTTGCCCGGCGCATCCCGGAAGTCGGCGACGTGCTGGGATGGGAGTTATCTCCCCTGAATGCCGATGATCTCTCATTCCTCAATACGCTATTGGGCGAAGGCGAAGTCTCGGTACGCATTCAGCATCCGGACGGGAGTGAAAGCGAGATCCAGGAGACCATCTTCTGCGGCCTGTGGCGGGTACGCCATCTGCATAACCGACGTCTGCTGACGGATCGTCTGGAAGCGGGTAGCGCGCCCCTGACATTATGGCAAGCGGCGACTGCCGATACGCTGCCTGACGACTCTCTGCTGCCTCCGCCTGTCGCTGGCCTGATGAATGGACTGCCGCTGGCCCATGAATTATTGGCGCACGTACGCGATCCGGCGTTGCAACCACACAGCATCAATTTGACCCAACTGCCGCTCAGCGAGGCCGATCGTCTTTTTCTGGCGCGTTTATGCGGACACGGGAACATCCAGATTCGCATCTCCGGGTATGGCGAAAGCCAAATCAACGCCACAGCATTGCGCCATCTCTGGCATGTGCGCTGTCTGGACGCCCTTAAAGGGCCGTTGCTCGATAGCTATGAGATTTGTCCTTTGCCGGAGCTGGTACTGGCGGCCCCGGAAGATCTGGCCGATTCGCGCCAGCGCCTGGATGAAGTCTGCCGATGGCTGGAGACGCGCTAG
- the treA gene encoding trehalase, periplasmic (similar to E. coli trehalase, periplasmic (AAC74281.1); Blastp hit to AAC74281.1 (565 aa), 82% identity in aa 11 - 553): protein MIPPEIRRSVLLQKAIKLALAGTLLTFASFSATAADPSSDTETPQPPDILLGPLFNDVQNAKLFPDQKTFADAIPNSDPLMILADYRMQRNQSGFDLRHFVDVNFTLPKAGEKYVPPAGQSLREHIDGLWPVLTRSTKNVEKWDSLLPLPESYVVPGGRFREIYYWDSYFTMLGLAESGHWDKVADMVANFGYEIDAWGHIPNGNRTYYLSRSQPPFFAFMVELLAQHEGDDALKEYLPQLQKEYAYWMEGVETLQPGQQNQRVVKLEDGSVLNRYWDDRDTPRPESWVEDIATAKSNPNRPATEIYRDLRSAAASGWDFSSRWMDNPQQLSTIRTTTIAPVDLNALLYQLEKTLARASAAAGDRAKASHYDALANARQKAIEMHLWNNKEGWYADYDLKNNKIRDQLTAAALFPLYVNAAAKDRAAKVAAAAQAHLLQPGGLATTSVKSGQQWDAPNGWAPLQWVAAEGLQNYGQDDVAMEVTWRFLTNVQHTYDREKKLVEKNDVSSTGTGGGGGEYPLQDGFGWTNGVTLKMLDLICPQEKPCDSVPSTRPASLSATPTKTPSAATQ from the coding sequence ATGATACCCCCAGAGATTCGCCGTTCTGTTCTACTGCAGAAAGCCATAAAACTGGCGCTGGCAGGGACGCTGCTGACGTTTGCATCGTTTTCGGCGACTGCCGCAGACCCGTCTTCCGACACTGAAACTCCGCAGCCGCCGGATATTTTGCTTGGCCCGCTCTTTAATGATGTCCAGAATGCAAAACTCTTCCCCGATCAGAAAACCTTTGCTGACGCCATACCTAATAGCGATCCGCTCATGATTCTTGCGGATTATCGTATGCAGCGGAACCAGTCCGGCTTCGATTTACGTCATTTTGTTGATGTTAACTTCACCCTGCCGAAAGCGGGTGAAAAATATGTCCCGCCTGCCGGGCAGTCATTGCGTGAACATATTGATGGCCTGTGGCCGGTGCTGACACGTTCAACTAAAAACGTCGAAAAGTGGGACTCGCTCTTGCCGTTGCCTGAATCCTATGTCGTGCCGGGTGGTCGATTCAGAGAGATTTACTACTGGGACAGCTACTTTACGATGCTGGGGCTGGCGGAAAGCGGGCACTGGGATAAGGTGGCGGATATGGTGGCGAACTTTGGTTACGAAATTGACGCCTGGGGGCATATTCCTAACGGCAACCGTACCTACTACCTGAGTCGTTCGCAGCCGCCTTTCTTTGCGTTTATGGTTGAGTTACTGGCGCAACATGAAGGTGACGATGCGCTGAAAGAATACCTGCCGCAACTGCAAAAAGAGTACGCCTACTGGATGGAGGGCGTTGAGACATTGCAGCCAGGGCAACAAAACCAACGCGTCGTCAAACTGGAAGACGGCAGCGTTCTCAACCGCTACTGGGACGATCGGGATACGCCCCGCCCTGAATCCTGGGTTGAAGATATCGCTACCGCCAAAAGCAACCCCAACCGCCCGGCAACGGAGATCTATCGAGACCTCCGTTCTGCTGCCGCCTCCGGCTGGGATTTCAGCTCCCGCTGGATGGATAATCCGCAGCAGCTCAGTACCATTCGTACCACCACTATTGCCCCTGTCGATCTTAACGCTCTGCTGTATCAACTGGAGAAAACCCTCGCCCGCGCCAGCGCTGCGGCGGGCGATCGGGCCAAAGCCTCGCACTATGACGCGCTGGCCAACGCGCGGCAAAAAGCCATTGAAATGCATCTGTGGAATAACAAAGAGGGTTGGTATGCCGACTACGATCTGAAGAACAATAAAATCCGTGACCAACTCACCGCTGCCGCGCTGTTCCCGCTCTATGTAAACGCCGCCGCGAAAGATCGCGCCGCGAAAGTGGCGGCGGCGGCCCAGGCGCATCTGCTACAGCCTGGCGGGCTGGCTACCACCTCGGTTAAAAGCGGACAGCAATGGGATGCGCCAAACGGCTGGGCGCCGTTACAATGGGTCGCTGCCGAAGGATTGCAAAATTATGGGCAGGATGACGTGGCAATGGAAGTCACCTGGCGCTTTTTAACCAATGTGCAGCACACCTACGATCGCGAGAAAAAACTGGTCGAAAAAAATGATGTCAGCAGCACCGGAACCGGCGGTGGCGGCGGCGAATATCCACTTCAGGACGGCTTTGGCTGGACCAACGGCGTGACGCTGAAAATGCTCGATCTGATTTGTCCGCAGGAAAAACCGTGCGATAGCGTACCGTCTACTCGTCCGGCATCGTTAAGCGCAACGCCGACAAAAACGCCGTCTGCAGCGACGCAGTAA